The segment ACACCCGACCATCTCATTAACaccacaccaaaaaaaaaaaaaaaattagagaatcttttttttaaagataatgacaccaaaaatataaaATTTGATGTACAGGTAATACTTGCACAACCACACAGGCATGAAGTTGGAGGTTGGGAAGCACTTTAAACATCAGCAATTTTGCACACTTTATGACCTAAGCTAATTCCAGTGCTGAAACCTATTCATTTCCAGGCTATTTACTATTATGCCTTTTGTACCTTCCAGTGATCGCAAAAAACTACTTAATCAACTGTCAGAACTCCTATAAAGTGCTTGCAGTTCAGTAATTTGTCCTACTTCACACTTATTTTCAACAATTTTCACTTTAAAAATGGAGTTCAGAAAAATGTTGTACGCATTCCAGCCACTAAAGCAACCTTCTCACTGTTCACTAATCACAAACCATGCcatgggcagggatagaacccgtggtcaaagagtcataaaactctagacccTGACTGCGTGTTCattccccgcccgtggtatggtttatttgcaatcatgtcattacgattttgtgagtcactaATCACAACCCTGGGGCTCTCCTTTATATCTCGTGCCCTTCAAacacaaaaaaaattatgttaTTCTCTTATTTCTTGGCTAATAAACCATTACCTAAAATGCTTGGTTATGGTTTAGGCAATACCAGTAATTGAAGCAAATGTAATAAAAACTCGGAAAACAGACTAAGCAAGGATGAGGGATCAGAAAAGTTGCCAAACACTGACTGTTTACATCACTTTTAGACCTATTTCAGGCTACATCCAATCTGAAGCCGATTATGCACTGTGTGgagtaggatttttttttttttttttacagtatacACACCCACCAGTATACACCCACCAGTATACACCTACCAGTATACACCCACCAGTATACACACCCTCTTTCATATCTGGGCCAGAATTTACTACTAACAGCATATTTGTAGATCTGTGTAAGCACCATTGGTCCCAGTCATGTACATCTATGAAAGAGGTTAAGCTTAGTATGGCTGCCAGGAGTCTGGAATGTGTGTACATGCAACATATATGAGAAACacctatgtactgtatataaaataTTGTATTATACTTTATCATACTTTTATAAAAGCCCTTCTCTGCTGAACATTAACTAATTCATTAGTTTACATACCTGACTCCCTATTTTCCTCGCTAACCTAGAAATATCAATGCTATTTTATTTTCAGGTATAGTTGGAGAAATTGATGAGGCCAATGATGTGTACTATATCTGGACTCACAAGAAATTTGACCTTGGTTACAATGGGAATCAGATTGTGGATGTTAACCTCACGTCTGAAGCAAGGCAGAAACTTGAGTTAGGAGCAAAGATCAAGTTTACATATGAGGCAAATTGGAAAAAATCTAGCATCAAGTTTGAGGATAGGTTTGACAAATATTTAGATCCAAACTTCTTCCAACACCGGGTAAGTTATCGATTTCCAGCACTATATGACTTATACAGATTCAGTTTTTGGGTATGTCATGGGCATTCCAAAAACTCATTTGGGATACCTTCTTAATTAATAACTACCTCAAATTTGAAAAACCTGGTCAGATACAGGACATCAAGGGCTATGGTCCCAGAGCCATTAACGAAGATAGTTTACTTACATTTCCAAATAGCTTTGCCAGTAGGCTAACCTCTGGCAAGTCTCCAGACTTCTATGAGTCTACAGCAGTATTCACCTGGCATCATGTGAGTGATTCACTTGGCATAAACATTTGGAGCCGAGACTTTTTTCCCATGGGAAAGTGGATTAAAATCCTTCCGTGGTTACTCGTGCATGTTGCacgaggtgactaaaatgcctgtataaattactaaatgtaaaaagaaaaactgtcttttttctttttatgtcaccctgcctcggtgggagatgaccagtgcgttaaaaaaaaagaaaattgtgATATGGGTATCAATTAGGTATCTTAATTGCCATACTTTTACACTAATCTTGTTGCTTCATTGTATCAGTTAATGATCCTTGGGGGTTATGTTTCAGATCCACTGGTTTAGTATCTTCAATTCTTTCATGATGGTGATTTTCCTCGTGGGCTTAGTCTCCATGATACTAATGAGAACTCTACGCAAGGACTATGCACGTTATTCCAAAGATGAAGAGATGGATGACATGGTGAGCCAACTACCAGTTTCTTCGAAGCTAAATTATGATGTGATCTGTATTAACTAATTACCTGTACTGTTGATTTTTTTAAACTGATAACCTGTGGCCCAGTATTTGTGTCAAGAAAAgctttaacctttaaactgtccaagtGTTGATCTACATTCACGTGCGTAGTGCTCCGGACATAGATCTGTGTCCGATTTTACGTGCTTTCTTATGtacaaaaaaacgtagatctatgatcagagcgctacgcacgtgaacgtagatctacatttagaCAGTTTAGGGTTAAAGCATGTGATGTGAAGCTGAATTGTCCTCTTGGCCTAGTTGGATATTGTAAAGTATTTTTGCTTCAGTAAATACAGAAGTAGTAATTTTTACTTATCTCAGCTTTGTTATGCATCACATGATGATGCGCTAAGTCTGAATATGTTTCCAGTTGCAGAGAAATATTACTGATTACCGTAAACAAGAGCTGCAACTTGTCTCAGGATTTGCATGGATATTGTAGTAGTGTTTTTTCCCAGGAACGTGATCTGGGAGATGAATATGGATGGAAACAAGTTCATGGGGATGTGTTCCGTCCTCCTTCACAACCAATGCTGTTTTCTGCATTGGTTGGATCAGGCTACCAGATGCTCACTGTCACCTTCCTTGTTATTCTACTAGCGATTGTTGGAGAACTGTACACAGAGTAAGTGAACACATTTACTTGTACTGCAACAGTTACAGTTTTCTTCATGAATACTCGGCTTGATTTGTAATCAAAGATCATTATATTTTCTCTAGCTCCAGTTTGGGGTAATTTACTCTGGAACTCCTTTATTATTGGGACTAaagtatatatagtgtggtgacTGAGGGTACTTGAGGATATGTAGTTAAAGGAATTTGAACTAGGCTTGTAGTGGCTCAGTGGATGTGGTACATTCCAACTATCTACCACCCTTTGGATGTATGTACCATACAGCATACAATTTTTAAATTTGCAATCAGTATAGCACTTACTACCTCTTTCCATTTATTCCTTTCTTCCACCACTATTTATAAAGAAAAAATTTCACAATATCCCTTTGGctccattttttctttctttgcaTCTGTGTTGTCTTGTTATCCCTGTTGAAGGTACTGTAATAAATAATCATCTTTATCTGTTTTTCCTATCCTTTTGTAACCCTATATGTTATCATATTTCCTCTCTTCTTGTCAGCCAGTTTGGACATCTTTAATGTTTTCAatttttcattatatttttttttttttttttttttttatctgggaTCCATTTTGTACATATTTTAACCTTTTCTATTTGATCTACATATTTTTTAGGTGGAACATAACACACCAGCTGCATATACTGGTATTTCAAGTTTGGCCTATTATTTATAAgttgtaaacttttttttttttttttgtattatttatCTTTTTTCCATATCAAGAAAAATGCTAACCCAAGCTGTAATTTCCCTAGCTGATACAACCTTCTGTTTTATTTCTTAAATCATGTTAGTCAAACCAAACAACCCCTTTACGAAAGGAAGTTTCAAAAAGAAAATAGGCAGGAATGACATAGTTAAGAGTTGGTTTGCAATATTGTACCTAAAAATTACACTATTATTCATCAGGCGGGGATCAATGGTGAGCATCGCAATCTTCATTTATGCTGCCACTTCACCTATCAATGGTTACTTCGGGGGATCTTTATATGCTAGAATGGGTGGTATGTATCATTAGTGTACTGTGATAACCTGTCATTTATTTAAACAGAATTATTTTATGTACATGTATTAGCATGTGTGCCAGACAAATCCTAAAATTTCACATCTCCAGTTTTCATAAACTTGTAAATTTTTGTTATATAGATACTATCATAAGCACTCTTGTTAATAAGATTACTGGGATGACAAATTCTTAATTCCAGGGAAAGTTTGGATTCGGCAAATGATGTTATCTGCTTTACTCCTGCCAACTTTGGTGTGTGGCACAGCATTTTTCATCAATTTCATAGCAATTTATTACCATGCTTCCAGAGCTATTGCCTTCACTATCATGGTAAGATGTTTCTTCAGTTTTCTTTCTCTATTCGTGTTACTCTATCTGTTTGGCAGAGATCATTAAATAGTTAAAGAAATACAAGTATTCTTCATTTTATGCTTCAGATGCATTTCGGGCCAGTAGCAGCTATACTAATCTCGATCAGACCATAAACACTTATTTCTGCTTTATAAGAATCTTCAGTACGCTTTACAAATTGTACAGTGAATTGTATACTTGGAATTGCCAAGAGAAATTTGATGTTTAATATTGAATTTGCTTAAATCAAGGGATACTTGTATTTCTTCAGGAGATTAATTGGAATTTGCAACCACTTTTAATAAATCATCCTAGCATGGTGTATTCCAGAGTGACCCAGAATTTATAATGGTAAAATGTTTTAGGTTCTTCTCCCTGTTGTTATTGTTTTGTATGAATTAAATGCTCAAATGAATATTTTGTCATCAAGACAAATTGAAGACCAGAATGGCTTAAATTTTCAGTGCTGTGTAACTTTCATGTTGTCATTTTATTGTTCTCCTCATCAGCTAGCTGTTATCTGTATCTGCACATTTGTGATTCTGCCTCTGACGCTAGTTGGAACAGTATTAGGACGGAACTTGGCGGGACAACCCAACTACCCATGTCGAATCAATGCTGTTCCACGACCTATTCCGGAAAAGAAGTGGTTTATGGAGCCCCTTGTCATCATCCCTCTTGGTGGCATTCTTCCTTTTGGATCCATCTTTATTGAAATGTAGGTAAACTGTTGATAGGTTTTTAATTTTTTCATCCTTATATTATTCTACCTCTTCATTTTCTTGATTTGAAGTTGCTTTGCACTGAGATTTATCATATGTGAGGTTCATCAGTGGAGAACCAGTAAATTTTAAGAAGATTTACTTACAACTAACATTTCTTGTACAACGAACTCTTCACAAATCCCAAAAATTAAGTCAGTGGCTTAGAAAATGACAGGAAAATGGTTGGTCTGTTTATCTATTCTTATTGACTATTTCCCAGAAAGGTAGGATGACCATAAAGAAAACCACATTCACTTTCACTCATTTCCCAGCTACCTTTCCAGAAGTAGAGGGGCATCGTGACTGAAGGATCCATCAAACGGCAACATCTTCACACAAGAACCTACACTTTTTAATATATACTAGCTGAAATTCAAGTTAAGATTACTGGTTTTTCCTTCACCATTCTGACATCCAGTCTTTCAGTGCCTAAACTTTTTATTCTCATGATATTGTTCTTTTCAATGTTCCCTTTCTGCAAAGAGCAACTATAATAACACCCACCTCATATTCAATTCATTTTTCTTAAGCACGCCTTTCTCTTCGactctagcattcacttctttttcaGGATTATTAATACAGTTAACAGTGACACATTCCTCTCTAAGGCCCTCTCTTATAAAAGAAACTTAGCAGGTTTTAACAACCCTCGTTTGCAATACTTATCACACTCCTTCCCTTTATAGGTCATTTACTGCTAAATACCGGTTTTCTCCATTTTTACCTTCAGTGATGCCATTTTTTTCCTTCACAGGTACTTCATCTTTACCTCTTTTTGGGCGTACAAGATCTATTATGTGTACGGCTTcatgttgctggtgtttgtgatcctgttagtggttgtgatgtgtgtgaccattgtgtgtGCATATTTCTTATTAAATGCTGAGGACTACAGGTGGCAGTGGACTAGTTTCTTAGCTGCAGCCTCCACATCTGGCTATGTCTACGTGTATGCTACATATTACTTTTTCTTCAAAACCAAGTAAGATCAGAGTCTTTCTTTTCTTGTGTCAATGATATtcgtttaaatattttttttctctctctttctctctgcatCATGATATAGTACACACACAATTTAACCATGATggttcccatcatgcactgcttAAGGAAGGATTTTTTCTTTAATATTGTTCACACCCACTGCACAGATTCACACACTCATGGCTAGGCCAAAAATTACCACTCATCATATATTTGAGGGCACTATGATTAAGACAGATCTATGCAGGCTCTACTTGCCTCAGTTACACAGATCTAGGTGACAGACCATATGAGGTTCAGAGGAGTGGTAAAGTAAAT is part of the Cherax quadricarinatus isolate ZL_2023a chromosome 63, ASM3850222v1, whole genome shotgun sequence genome and harbors:
- the TM9SF3 gene encoding transmembrane 9 superfamily member 3, which translates into the protein MLSWRTLFFICNLLFVVVGDEHTHTYKDLEEVVLWMNTVGPYHNRQETYSYFSLPFCVGPKEKISHYHETLGEALQGVELEFSGLDIDFKTDVSKTPYCEVELNEVRLKTFVYAVKNHYWYQMYIDDLPIWGIVGEIDEANDVYYIWTHKKFDLGYNGNQIVDVNLTSEARQKLELGAKIKFTYEANWKKSSIKFEDRFDKYLDPNFFQHRIHWFSIFNSFMMVIFLVGLVSMILMRTLRKDYARYSKDEEMDDMERDLGDEYGWKQVHGDVFRPPSQPMLFSALVGSGYQMLTVTFLVILLAIVGELYTERGSMVSIAIFIYAATSPINGYFGGSLYARMGGKVWIRQMMLSALLLPTLVCGTAFFINFIAIYYHASRAIAFTIMLAVICICTFVILPLTLVGTVLGRNLAGQPNYPCRINAVPRPIPEKKWFMEPLVIIPLGGILPFGSIFIEMYFIFTSFWAYKIYYVYGFMLLVFVILLVVVMCVTIVCAYFLLNAEDYRWQWTSFLAAASTSGYVYVYATYYFFFKTKMYGFFQTSFYFGYMALFSATLGIMCGTIGYVGTSKFVRKIYSTVKID